Proteins from a single region of Apium graveolens cultivar Ventura chromosome 7, ASM990537v1, whole genome shotgun sequence:
- the LOC141673448 gene encoding secreted RxLR effector protein 161-like, whose translation MENSNPVSTPVAVGLKLSKDDDSELIDPTLFRSLVGNLMYLTTTRPDIAYGVSLISRFMECPRMSHWEAGKRILRYIRGTLSYGIYYQKVSNPKLVGFCDSDWAGDHDDSKSTSGNVFFVGSGAISWMSKKQVVVALTTAEAEYISLVIAGCQALWIKCVLQELKQNFKDCPEIYCDNSSAIALSKDPIYHGKTKHFRIKYHFIRDLIKNGELEVKYCRTEEQISDIFTKPLKSELFTGLKTKLGVARF comes from the coding sequence ATGGAAAATTCAAATCCGGTTAGTACACCAGTTGCAGTTGGTTTGAAGTTAAGTAAAGATGATGATTCTGAGCTTATTGATCCTACATTATTTAGAAGCCTTGTGGGAAATCTAATGTATCTTACTACTACAAGACCTGACATAGCTTATGGGGTCAGCTTAATTAGCAGGTTTATGGAATGTCCCAGGATGTCTCACTGGGAAGCGGGAAAAAGAATATTAAGATACATTCGAGGAACTCTCTCATATGGAATTTATTATCAAAAGGTAAGCAATCCTAAACTTGTTGGATTTTGCGATAGTGATTGGGCAGGAGACCATGATGATAGTAAGAGCACATCAGGAAATGTGTTTTTTGTTGGATCTGGTGCGATATCATGGATGTCAAAGAAACAGGTTGTTGTGGCGCTCACAACAGCGGAAGCAGAGTACATATCATTGGTTATAGCTGGTTGTCAAGCCCTCTGGATAAAATGCGTGTTACAAGAACTGAAGCAAAATTTCAAGGATTGTCCAGAAATTTATTGTGACAACAGCTCTGCTATTGCACTTAGTAAAGATCCTATTTATCATGGAAAAACCAAACACTTTCGAATTAAATACCATTTCATCCGTGATTTGATCAAGAATGGAGAGCTTGAAGTTAAGTACTGTAGAACTGAAGAACAAATCTCAGACATATTTACAAAACCATTAAAGTCAGAATTGTTCACTGGACTGAAGACAAAGCTAGGTGTTGCAAGATTCTAG